The proteins below come from a single Plasmodium sp. gorilla clade G2 genome assembly, chromosome: 13 genomic window:
- a CDS encoding serine/threonine protein kinase, putative — protein MKLSSCVTYFSILCNLIIVSHFLYSSFLYLFSEKFLNYFEKNNPFIHRQKYVINQTTEPILNSSKYRHAYECSLKNKLIHYSNYLGIRKEINLDHYNKCSFYEYLFFLFFYKKGIYYIFDYVYMYYYKRNIYDTLYNHNNVYAKSNLLFAFAKDLKKFLLIFNSNIKKLDVQLAIQIKKKWEKKKIYEQKHLASCSSKVEKRRYGNKYINRYDEKERENSFEDEEYKTGYHNYEGKVVLNSKYCLIKKIKNILKKKTLSQSNLKKLDVIHLPIDDESGENKNNIPINNYVCKSCIIDIEEKSLYALKIREEEKGKDSNNISLYKEKSRDIQIYYNYEDIQEYNMKKKKKKNEKKKKIMMRNFNKSISGTKQIIKTPYYEGLKNNYQMINFRERLLLSHPMKLQEKGFEVNRYYPRRVNYSMKEKLGTGSYGEIWYAININKNSQYKDVVLKKFLITKDEETSELNAMREVYFGEKLKNCDNISRFIEYFKEYEINENENKKKEEYIYFWLAFVNEGYSLSKHLFETSSNTLGLVSPSALWWSIKKQKIGMLVLKDLLHQILNGIYIAHKKGITHRDIKMENIFVSSTTPFTVRIGDWGSAVEYKNEHFSFIPSEDEETNGYQPPESLFGHMKNNFMRLPYYDMWSIGIVFLQFILGTKNPLEVKDKENERKLKKLFSKYPMDILKEAIFLQSLSELCLTPWVKKSEHNLIRLEKKKKKKIIHDCYKYDMASKYSQTTSYNNSNNNISSYHTPSNIYRKHLFPTGSSHNSLYLNYSKNFIINKLKYYITNDLINIKKQSFHNIYNIISDKYNSLISLPSSPLCSDGMCLYKYEKSYDNKYITEGNDTGLICLNKYKLFFSENQKNILPNYTCDDEKFQKILKDRDPSGVGLPDKNARDLLRQLLNFDYESRITAEQALNHPWFQEN, from the coding sequence atgaaattgtCCTCTTGTGTAACATACTTTTCAATATTGTGTAATTTAATAATAGTGAGTCATTTTTTgtattcttcatttttatatttatttagtgaaaaatttttaaattattttgaaaagAATAATCCTTTTATTCATAGGcaaaaatatgttataaatCAAACGACCGAACCAATTTTGAATTCTTCAAAATATAGACATGCATATGAATGTTCATTGAAAAATAAGTTAATTCATTACAGCAATTATTTGGGAATAAGGAAAGAAATAAACTTggatcattataataaatgttctttttatgaatatttatttttcctttttttttacaaaaaaggtatttattatatctttgattatgtttatatgtattattataaaagaaatatatatgatacattatataatcataacaATGTATATGCTAAAAGTAATTTACTCTTTGCCTTTGCAaaggatttaaaaaaatttttgcTTATTTTTAATTCGAATATAAAAAAGCTCGATGTGCAGCTAGccattcaaataaaaaaaaaatgggaaaaaaaaaaaatatatgaacaaaaaCATTTGGCTAGCTGCTCATCAAAAGTAGAGAAAAGGAGATatggaaataaatatataaatagatatgatgaaaaagaaagagaAAATAGTTTTGAGGATGAAGAATATAAGACGGGTTATCATAATTATGAAGGGAAAGTTGTTTTGAATTCTAAATATtgtttgataaaaaaaataaaaaatattttaaaaaagaaaactttAAGTCAAAGTAATTTAAAGAAATTGGATGTTATTCATCTTCCGATTGATGATGAGAGTGgagagaataaaaataatataccaataaataattatgtatgTAAATCATGTATAATTGATATAGAAGAGAAGTCATTATATGCTTTAAAAATTcgagaagaagaaaaagggaaggatagtaataatatatctttatataagGAAAAATCAAGagatattcaaatatattataattatgaagatatacaagaatataatatgaaaaaaaagaaaaagaaaaatgaaaaaaagaaaaagatcaTGATGagaaattttaataaatccaTTTCAGGAACAAAACAAATTATTAAGACACCATATTATGAaggattaaaaaataattaccaGATGATTAATTTTAGAGAACGTTTATTGTTATCACATCCAATGAAGCTACAAGAAAAAGGATTTGAAGTTAATAGATATTATCCAAGAAGAGTTAATTATTCtatgaaagaaaaattgGGTACAGGGTCATATGGAGAAATTTGGTAtgctataaatataaataagaattcACAATATAAAGAtgttgtattaaaaaaatttcttaTAACTAAAGATGAAGAAACATCTGAATTGAATGCTATGAGAGAAGTATATTTTggtgaaaaattaaaaaattgtgataatataagtagatttattgaatattttaaagaatatgaaataaatgaaaatgagaataagaaaaaagaagaatatatttatttttggttAGCATTTGTTAATGAAGGTTATTCTTTATCTAAGCATTTATTTGAAACATCTTCTAATACTTTAGGTTTAGTTAGTCCTAGTGCATTATGGTGGAGTATTAAAAAACAGAAAATAGGAATGTTAGTATTAAAAGATTTATTACATCAAATATTaaatggtatatatatagctCATAAAAAAGGTATAACTCATAGAGATATTAAAATGGAAAATATCTTTGTTTCATCAACTACTCCTTTTACGGTACGTATAGGTGATTGGGGTAGTGCagttgaatataaaaatgaacacTTTTCTTTTATACCTTCAGAAGATGAAGAAACAAATGGATATCAACCTCCTGAATCTTTATTTGgtcatatgaaaaataattttatgcGTTTACCTTATTATGATATGTGGAGTATTGGAATAGTTTTCTTACAATTTATTCTAGGTACAAAAAATCCTTTAGAAGtaaaagataaagaaaatgagcgtaaattaaaaaaactaTTTTCAAAATATCCTATGGACATATTAAAAGAAGCTATATTTTTACAGAGTTTATCTGAGCTCTGTTTAACTCCTTGGGTGAAGAAATCTGAACATAATTTGATACGtctcgaaaaaaaaaaaaaaaaaaaaatcatacaTGATTGTTATAAGTATGATATGGCTAGTAAGTATAGCCAAACtacatcatataataatagtaataataatataagttCTTATCATACGCCTAGTAATATTTATAGGAAACATTTGTTTCCTACAGGTTCATCACATAATTCactatatttaaattatagtaaaaattttattattaataaattaaaatattatattaccaacgatttaattaatataaaaaaacaatcctttcataatatttacaatattatatCCGATAAATATAACTCACTAATATCCTTACCATCATCACCATTGTGTTCTGATGGAATGtgtctatataaatatgagaAATCATATgacaacaaatatataacagAAGGTAATGATACAGGTCTCAtttgtttaaataaatataaattattttttagtgaaaatcaaaaaaatatattaccaAATTATACATGTGACGATGaaaaatttcaaaaaattCTTAAGGATAGAGATCCTTCAGGTGTAGGATTGCCAGATAAAAATGCGAGAGATCTCTTAAGACAGCTCTTAAATTTTGACTACGAAAGTAGGATAACAGCTGAGCAGGCTTTAAATCACCCATGGTTccaagaaaattaa